The window CGGACTGCACAAATCCACGGACGGCGGCGCCACATGGCGCAAGCTGGGCGGCAACGGCCTGCCGGCCGGCGAATACGGACGGATCGGCATTTCGATCTACCGCAAGGATCCGCGCGTGGTCTACGTGTCGATCGAACAGGGCGGCAAGTACAACGCCTCCACCGCGTACATCATCCGCAAGGGCGGCGTATATCGCTCGGACGACAAAGGCGAGCGCTGGACGTTCAAGAGCGACTGGAATCCGCGCCCGATGTACGCCAGCCAGATCCTGGTCGACCCCAACGATGACCAGCGCATCTACATGGTCAACACGTTCAGCTACTCCGACGACGGCGGAGTCACGTTCCGGCCCGCGCGGCAATCGCTGCATGGCGACGACCGCCTGGTCTGGGTGGACTGGCGCGACTCGCGCCACATCATCAAGCTCGACGATGGCGGAATAGGCATTTCGCACGATCGCGGGCAGAAGTGGCTCTACATCCCGTCACTGCCGGTCAGCCAGCTCTACCGGGTCGCGGTGGACAACGCGGTGCCCTACAACATCTACGGCGGCTTCCAGGACAACGGCTGCTGGATGGGACCGAGCGCCACCCATCAGACGACCGGCATCCCTCAACGAAGACTGGAAGCGCCTGTGCGGCGGCGACGGATTCTTTGTGGCGCCCGACCCGGACGATCCGCGACGGGTCTATTCCGCCTCGCAGTTTCTGGGTCTCGCCCGGGGCGATCTGCAACCTGGCACAGCTCCAGCGTCCGTCCCGGAGACCCCACGGGCGCGATTGGCGGCCGGCGCAATTTTGACATCTACGCGCAGAAGCTGCCGGCGCCGGAGCTGGGCAACGCCATGCACCCTGCGAACTGGGACGCGCCGTTCCTGCTTTCGCCGCACGACACGAAGACGATCTATGCCGGCGGCAAGCACCTGTTTCGAAGCCGGGATCAGGGCACGACATGGGAGGACCTGGGCGACATGACGACCGGCGTCGATCGACGGTCGTTGCCAATCATGGAGCGCCTGCCCACCGACGACACACTATCGCTCGATGACGGCGTGCCCTACTGGCCGACGATCTCGGCCCTGGCGGAATCGCCGCGAGTGAAGGGCCTTGTCTACGTGGGGGCCGACGACGGGCGGTTGCGAGTGTCGCGCGACGAGGGGAAGACCTGGGCGAACGTGGACGCGCGAGTGCCGGGCCTGCCCAAGGGCGCCTGGTTCTCGGGCCTCGGAGCCCTCCCGTCACGCGGATGGCACGGTCTACATGGTGGTGGACAATCACCGCAGCGACGACTTCACGAACTACGTCTACCGATCGACGGACTTCGGCCAGACCTGGACGTCAATCGTTGGAGACCTGCCCGCGAAGCGCGTCGCGCGCACGATCAGGAAGACGCGCGGAATCCGGCACTGTTGTATCTGGGCACCGAGTTCGGACTGTTTGTGTCGATCGATGCCGGCGCGCACTGGGTGTCGCTCGGCGCCAACCTGCCGACGCTGGCGATCAACGACCTGCTGGTGCATCCTCGTGAGCAAGATTTGGTGCTGGCTACGCACGGGCGTGGCGTGTGGATTCTCGACGGCGTGAGCGCGCTGCAGGAACTGACGCCGGCGGTGGCTGCGTCAGCGGCGGCGTTGTTCACCCCCAAACCGGCCGCCATGATTCGCTACTCGAGTCTCAAGGCGCACATGGGCGACATGGTGTTTCGCGGCGAGAATCCGGCCGCAGGCGGCGCCATCGACTACTGGATTGGCGGATCGCCCACCGAGGTCGTGCTCACGATTCACGACGCCGCCGGCGCCGAGGTACGCCGCGTGGCCACGACGAAACAGCGCGGGGTGAATCGCGCCACCTGGAATCTCCGGCATGCCGATCTGGCGGCTGGTGGCGCGGCGACGGCCGCTACAACAGATGATGAGGCGCCTGGCGGCGGTCGTATGCAGGGGCCGTGGGTGGCGCCCGGCGACTACACCGTACGCCTGCGCGTGGATGGACAGACCCACGAAAAGACGATGACCGTTCGCGAGGATCCGCGCATCGACATCCCGCTCGACGATCGGCGCGAGTGGCGCGCCGCGCAGACGGCGGCCGGCGAACTCTACACCCGCGCCGTCGCCGTCACCGCGAAACTGGCCACTGCCGCCGCCAGCCCTGCGCTGGCGGAACAGCGGCGGCTGGCGCGAGAGGTGGCCGGCCGGCTCAGTGCGCTCTACAACGAAGTTGATCGGTGGACCGGTCGTCCGACCGCCGACCAACTCTCGAAGCTCGCCCACTATCGCCGCATCGTCGAATCACTGGAGCGGTGATCAGGCCGCTCAAGTGCGCAGCACAATGATTGGATTGACGCGAGACGCGCGGACCGCCGGGATGAGTGCCGCGACAAGGCCGGCCAGCGCGAGCACCCCAACAGCCGCAGCGTAGAGCCACGGATCCTGAGGCTCGACCTGAAAGAGGAATGACGCCACGACCCTGGTGGCCATCGTCGCGACGGCCGTGCCAATGACGATGCCAGCGGCGAGGATGGCGGCGGCTTCCCTGAGCACGCTGTTCCGCACATCCGACGGTTGCGCGCCGAGCGCCATCCGCACGCCGACCTCACGCGCCCGTTGCGCGACGATGTAGGACATCACGCCATAGATGCCGATCGTGGCGATGGCCAGCGCGAGCGCGCCGAAGACCGCGACCAACACAGTATTCCAGACGCCGCGGCTTGAGCAGGTTGTCGAACAGGGCGCTCAACGGCTGGACCGCTCCCACGCGCACGGTTCCGGCCGTCTCCGCCGCCGCCTTGAGTTGCGCGGGAGATGGCGTGGCGCCGCGACGAGTGCGCACAATCAACGCGCCACCCATGCCTGTGGCTGGCCCGACCGGCACAAACACCTCGGGCACGACGTCCACTTCCGGCCCCTTGACGCGTGAACCCCGAACCACGCCGGTGACCGTGCGCACGGTGCCATCGCCGGTCTGCACGGACTGGCCGATCGGATCATCGCCCCCGAAGAATCGCTGAACCGCCAGTTCGCTGATCACGATTGCGCTCTGCCCAACCGCTGCGCGGGTGGCCCCTCCGAACCCATCCCCACGCACCATCGTCATGCCCATCACGTCGAAGTAGTTTGCCGACACAGCTTTGATTTCCACACTGCTTTCCGTGTTGGCGAGCGCCGGGCGGTCAATAACTCGAAGCGCGGTGGCCGCCGAGCCACCCGACAGCGGCGCCCCGCCAGTCCCCATGAACGCGACGGCCTCAATGCCTGAGACGCCCGCCACCGACATTCGCGCGTCTTCCACAACGGCCGACGCCCGCTCTCGCTCGGCGGCCCGCCCTTCGGGCGGCACCGATCGCAGAATCGCGTTGACACGCACCATCGTGAGCGGCTTGTAGTCGAAACCCAGGTCGAGACGCATCACGTTTGCGAAGCTGGCCAGAAACAGCGACGCGCCCACGAGCAGGACGACGGCGAGCGCCACTTCCGCCACCATGATGCCCGTCCGAAGCCGGCGACGGGTCGCGCCGCTCGTGCCGCCTCCGGCGGTCTGCACCAGCGTCGAGGACACATTTGACCGGGAGTGCTGCCACGCCGGCAGCAGCCCGAACACGATTCCAGTGACGATGCTGGTGGACACAGCGACGGCGAGGACACGCGCGTTGAT is drawn from Acidobacteriota bacterium and contains these coding sequences:
- a CDS encoding FtsX-like permease family protein codes for the protein MVAVFGALALAIATIGIYGVMSYIVAQRAREVGVRMALGAQPSDVRNSVLREAAAILAAGIVIGTAVATMATRVVASFLFQVEPQDPWLYAAAVGVLALAGLVAALIPAVRASRVNPIIVLRT